The following proteins are encoded in a genomic region of Parus major isolate Abel chromosome 18, Parus_major1.1, whole genome shotgun sequence:
- the SUMO2 gene encoding small ubiquitin-related modifier 2 has product MADEKPKEGVKTENNDHINLKVAGQDGSVVQFKIKRHTPLSKLMKAYCERQGLSMRQIRFRFDGQPINETDTPAQLEMEDEDTIDVFQQQTGGVY; this is encoded by the exons ATGGCCGACGAGAAGCCCAAG GAAGGAGTGAAGACTGAAAACAATGACCACATTAATCTGAAGGTTGCAGGGCAAGATGGGTCTGTGGTGCAGTTTAAGATTAAGAGGCACACACCACTTAGTAAACTAATGAAAGCCTATTGTGAACGACAG GGGTTGTCAATGAGGCAAATCAGATTCCGGTTCGATGGGCAGCCAATTAATGAAACAGACACACCTGCACAG tTGGAAATGGAGGATGAAGATACAATTGATGTGTTCCAGCAGCAAACAGGAGGagtttattaa